The DNA window AAACTGTCCAGGGGATTTTGGGGTTTGTGGTCCCTTTGACTTGTCACTGCTCACAGGAGTCTTCACAGCTGCCTTGTTGGGGTGAGGTGTTGCAGTATGGCCACCGCCCTTCTTTCCATCTGCACGAAATTTAGACTCCCCTTAATTAATGGAATCCAACATTTGTTGCTTAACAATATTCTTGTTGCCAAGCATGTGATTGTTTCTAACAAATTTCTAGGATATGCTTCAATTTTATCCATTCACATACAGACTCTTATCATTGGCAGTTGAGTAACAGCATCAACTCATTGCAATGCAAGACAGCAGCTTGAATAaacagaaactaaaaaaaaaaaaaaattgactcatTTGAGCGATGCATGGATTAGCCTATAGAGAAAGCAAAAGGAGAAGACCTGTTTTCTGAGGAGTGACCAATTTTGCCTTTTTATCAGAAGCAGGAGTTTTTGCAACAGAATCCAACAGCCTTTTCTTACCCTGTTCCACCTGAGGGATTAAACAATCACCACAGCTGATTATTCTTGAGTGCCAAAAGCTCCACTAAGTACAGATTAGTAAAGAGATTAGTAAAGGAaatcataaagaaaaaaaacagtACAATGGCTACCTTCTTGGGTGTGGGGGTGTCTTCATCTTCGTCATCTGAACTCTCATTGTCATCTTCACTACCATCCGCGGCGTCAAGCATGTCCTGAACAACCACCCATGTGAAACAATTCAATGCATAAGCAGTTGTCACCAGAATGGAGCCCAATGAAGGTGTGAGGTGCACCATAAACTTACAACTAAATATTAAAGCTAAAGAACATGATGGCGAAGGGACATGCAAgtggaagaaaaagatgattaaAGCATAAAATGTAGGAGACTAATGCATTTGGAATTTAATATTACCATATATTAGGAGAAATTATGCAAGGTATAAAGAGCATTCTTTAAAATCCACTTACCACATGGACCTGGtgtaaaatgaataaaattgcTCTTTCTCCACAACTTTCATTTATGGGTCACTATCTTTTGCTAACACAACCAAATCCCTCAACCACAAGAAAATGGTATTACAAGAAAAGAAGCCTTTGCCAAAtgattcaaatcaaaatctCAAGCGAAAAGTATCAACACAAATATGGCCAATAAAACTGTAATAACATATAATTTGCACATGGTTACCAATTTAAAGAAATGAGTAAAAAAAGAATGCTATcactatttttccttttttcccagTGCTGTGACAACAAACCACCCCATACTCAATAAACAAAACTAACTGTGCAAAACCATTTTATCTTGGGTGAAACTAGTAACACATAATTGACCATACTCAATAAACAAACTAACCATGCAAAACCATGTTATCTTGCGTAAAACTAGTAACACATACTTGACAGTAAGCAGATCTAGGGCATAAAATACCTCATCAAATGATTCGTCTTCGTCAGAATCATCTTCGTCgtcttcatcatcatcctcttctttggaTTTGTCACTTTTTTCGGGTTCAACAATCTTCACCTTTGGCTTAGCTTTTGAAGTATCAGGCTTTTCTGCATTAGCCTTTTCTGTTGCAGGTTTTGCCTTCTTCTGCACAGGTTTTCCTATAAATATGAAGTGATGTGTGTAAGAAGGCACTTAAATATAAATTCAACAATACTACTATGCTTataaaacataaacaaaagcaGTTGCCCACACCATTCTCAGTTGCTTGAAGTGGAATTTCCTCTTCTTCAGAATCTGATTCAAAATCTGAGGGACGAAATAAATGTATCAGAAATCatgcaagaaaaggaaaagaacatAGAAACATAGTAGAAATAACCTACCAGATAAATCCTCCGATGTGGATGGCAGCAAAGGACATAAGTCaaggtatcaaaaaaaaaaatacaagcaaTTCATCAATGTAATTGACAGTTTGATGATAAATGCATTACTGAtatgccaaaaaaaatttaaaaaaaaaaaggcctgcTGAAAAGTGACCACAAAAAGGATATTCATCTGGGAAAACAGATTTGTATCCAATGAAGTAGACACACCCATGCTTCCAGTTGTGGGATAGTTCAAATTCCTTctcaaaaaccaaatcaaaagttATTTGAGTGCATTTCTCATGAGACAGTGTTCCAAGAACAAGCTTCTGACCACCAACGTTCACATAGAGAGGAACAGAATCATTTCCTTTGTCCTTTTTCACTTCACCAAGAGATGCCTGCAAAACAATTAGATTTATAAGATTTTAGTGCAGTATAAGATAAGGAAAAAGCTTTTCTCAATCAGTGGAATAATATTGGCATTAATAATAACCTGGGAGAGATGTAGAATCTTATCATCACCAGGATTAACCTTAAGGGTTTGTCCAGCCTTGACTTCAACACCTGCGAATTATCATGTCTGAATAAGCTTAACTTTATAAGAGCCTAAAGAAATTCTGGAACACCATAGAGATACTTCCATAAAAGCATAAGAAAAAATATCTCCCCCAAGGGGATTGCTCAGTTGGCAAGGACCACGCCACACAACTAGATCTTGAGTTCTACTCTGCTTATGgcctacctataaaaaaaaaattctctcaaaAAGCTACCCATCAGCCATAGACAGCATTCAAGGCATCTACTAACTGCTAAAACAGTCAATAATATATCTCACAAGGGATGAGAATAAATGATATTTAAAGATACAATTTATGTAAACTTTAAATCCTTGAAGAAGATCATTCACAgggaaccccccccccaaaaagggggaaaaaaaaaactattggaTCTACTCATCATATTGCATGAATACCTAGATAAAACTCTCTCTGCAGTTTTCCCAGAACTGCGGCTTGAAACACTACTAACCAATACATACCAGAGAACCTTATCTACTACTCTTTTTAGAATCCAACTACATGAAACAAGCTTTTTATTCTACTGTAACATGCAGCTCAATCAAAAGTAGAATCATATTAAAGTTTGAGATGATAGtaggataaaaataaataaattgtgaCCATGCACAAAACATTCCCAAATAAAAGATCACAACAAAACCCACAAATCAAAATCAGTGATTTTGTAGACTAACAACCAATATCGCATATCCAACCAAGAAAATAAGTACAGCATTATACAAATAGATGCATACAAATAGTCAgtacatatatatctaaaaataatgaaatccaCATTTCACAATTGTGGAGGGTTACATAATACTCAATCCTAATATTAAAACCACACATTAGTGAAGTTAACACATaaccatggaaaaaattaaactaTCTCGTCAATACATATGACAACAGGTGAATAGCATAATTCAACAGGAAAATGTTGTTCACGTGTCATTGTCTATTTCATACATTATCAAATGAACAAAGTTATGGTCGAGTAAAGCAATTGGTTTTAGACTTTCTTATATCCTATTTAAGAATCCTTGATCCATTCATTATATGTAGTTCTCCTGCAAAACAAGATAGAATACAGAATTTATTCAAAATAAGGAATATCATTCAACTTTGTCTGCAGACCATCTCTACAGAACCTGAATGAGAACAAAGACCTGAAGGCACACGATTTCCAAATGCAAGTTTAGCCAGACCAAAGAAGCAAAACGGGATGATTCTATTTCATTTTGCTCTTGTCTCCCAATCCATAGATCCAGGTAGCATTTGGAACTGCCTTCTGTTTCAGAAGGTGGGCAGAACTTATCGTACATGAGCTTATTGTAAACACTGCTAATTGCTCTATGCTGATGATAGGATAGCTAGCTAAACGGAATGCATAATGGTAATCAAGAATGGCAAAGGATAGCTTGAGGATATAATGAGATAGCATGAGGTAAAGTTGACCTCTTAAAATGTTCTGGTGTCCAATCTTGCTCACAGAAAAGCAATAAGCAATGTTTTCATTTAATTTGACAGCTTATTTACAATATTCTTCaaacagaaaagataaaagTTAAGAACAGCTGTTTACAAGCAGGAACTAACACTATTTTAACAAAACTTCTGATAATGAACTGGAGCGAAGGCCCAAAATAGCAATATAATTTGGCTAGGCTCAATCATAGGTGGATTACTAATCTCTAAAGAAATAATGCCCTGGTAATTAAAACCTGAAAGGCCACCAACTcaaaccacccccacccccaccccggaaaaaaatattaagaaaaaggaaaaaagacaaATAAATTAAGGTCGAAGATTTTACCATATCAAGTTATCAACTATTCCAGAAATGATGAACAGAAAAAACATTAGagccccagaaaagaaaaagaaaaaaaataaaataaaataaaaatcaacatcTCCAATAGCAATAATGCGAGGTATCTACATGCTCACACAGGGACCAAGTATGATAAGCAAAAAGCTACTTACCAAAAACACAGGCATAAGGACCCAAATAACTTCAAAGACTAGAGAGGGATGGAGGAAAGAAcccacaaaacaaaagaaatacatATATTACTACAGAACTTGTCCAAACTCCCAACTCCTAACTACAAAAACAACCCTCGAGTAAGACCACCACATGTGAAATGCCAAATGTAAAACCCTTATTGAGAGGAAAATCAACTATTCCAAGAAATAACACCAAAGAACTAAAGTAAAGGGAACTAACAAGAACTGAAACCCTAACAaatgcaagcatatacaaaaACAATAGACACTACAACATTAGTGaggatcaaagaagaaaaatagcaaGAAAGCTCACCCCAAAACTCCATTTCTCTAAGGATGAGAGAAAGCGCAAGCTAATGGCAGTAGATTGAAGAGTAGCGAGTAGCGGTTTTGGAGACTCTGGGGTTTTAGAGAAGCTGTTAAGCCGAAGAACCAAATGTGCTTTTGAAATGATCCGTACTTTCTAGGGTTGGGAATGCGATTTAAAGGAATTGCCGCGCCAGTGTTGCGAATTGAAGCTCTGATTCTGTGTTGTGCCTCTCACGCTTATAGGGACTAACCGAGAGATCGAAAGATGAAAATcaaagggtaaaattgtaagaAAACGCAAAAGGGAAAAGAGTGGCActgttttggatatttttgaaaGCAGGGGATAACGCTACGGGgacggtatcggtattggtatcgaGAGATCGATACCAATCAGATCGGATCAGTGGGTATCGATTTATTTTACctctgatttttataaaaaataccatttttttactattttactccTGAAACAATCTGGATCGGTATTGGATCGGGGATCAGTCTAAGCCCATACCAATCTGATACTATCAATCTCATACCactacttgaaaccatgccgcATACACACTTGCCCCTCTCATACCTTACAGTAGctagagccttgtgcactggattGCTTTCTTATTAATGTTCCTTGCTCTAGGCTTTGAGCCAGCAAAGAGACCAATAAGGTGGTGTACATGGACATCAAGAGGGTTGGGGTTTTGTGTTCCATTTCCCACCCGCTGAGTTTGGACTCTGGACACAGGGACACTTGACCAAGAAGCGTTCTGTTGCCCTCTTGAAAATACCATCTTTGTTTTGAAtagatttattaaaataaagattaagtagttaattttgtaaatgaaaatttgagtttgagtaatcttgtaatttttctGTCCAAAGTGGAAACAAAATTGTTGCAGAAAGCAAATTTATGCATTATCCTGAATTTTAAACCTGAGACCTATGTGGCTTTAGGAAGGAGATAAAAACATGCCAAGATCTGCGTTAGTTGAGAAAGCAGGAAAGTCCATGGAACTACATCAGACGGCATTGGACTAAGGGAGTATTTGATATTCATCATAGAATGTGTTTTGGgcttagaatgcattctaagaCGACAACAACAACACCATTTGGTATAGATTCTTGTTTTAACCTCTCAATAAAAGCCAAGAACAAGCTTTGTTCCGTAACTCAGTCTAAAGTTCATTTTGTATTTGCCCTTTTAGTATGATGTACTTTGTTTTTCTAAGGTAAATCATGTCATTTTAGATGGATGATATCTCTTGAAAATGAcagaataattaatttaaaattatttttaaaattcattttttatccTGACTAAATTAACTATACCCAGATGGAACACGATAAGGCCACTCTTAAAATTTGCCATTACCAAAGTGCACTTATTTTATAGATCTAGTGCCTGGAGTCCTGGACATAGGAGGGAGCAAAAATACCACCACATCCCTTATAAAATCACATAACTCCACATCTCTATTGATACCCATATGCAAATTTctattgcccccccccccccaagggtGCAACCATGCAAGGCCAACACAATCAATCTCTTCGTGTATGAAAGTTAGCAACCAATTCAAATCAAGATCACCAAATCAAGATCACTGTTACAAAAAACAAGTTTAAAACACACATTTTCATCctttttaccatttaaaacacatttttctATACACCACCCAATGATACTTGAAAAAACTTCAAACGTCATcaattttttactgtttaaaacccatatcATCCGCTTCTCTTTTTGCCAACTATAATCAAGATTCGGCAAATTCAAACGAAATGGGTTTTCGAAACCTTAATAAGAGTAATAGTGCaagcttctttatttttaatttttggtggAAGAACAGTGAAAGCTCATATCATAATAAGGTGAACTCTGGTGAAGTATCTCAAGCAAAGGCTTGTGCACCGTTCGATGAAAAGCCAAGCAGGAGATTTGGTGTCATGAAACGCCAAAATAACTTCAGCGCAGCACATTGAAATATAGTAGTTTCTCGCTTGTAACCGATCGTCAAAGAGGGTGCGGATCACACAAGGATCACTAGAATCCATTAAGAAATTGCTCTATCCAAACAAGATTTGCAATCGTCAGGAATGCATAATGTGTTTTGAGTGAGATGTGGGTTCTTCGAATACGAATCTACAAAGCAAACACACCTAATATTTCACCATATGAAGGTTTCTAATGCT is part of the Macadamia integrifolia cultivar HAES 741 chromosome 9, SCU_Mint_v3, whole genome shotgun sequence genome and encodes:
- the LOC122088850 gene encoding histone deacetylase HDT1-like — protein: MEFWGVEVKAGQTLKVNPGDDKILHLSQASLGEVKKDKGNDSVPLYVNVGGQKLVLGTLSHEKCTQITFDLVFEKEFELSHNWKHGCVYFIGYKSVFPDESEDLSDFESDSEEEEIPLQATENGKPVQKKAKPATEKANAEKPDTSKAKPKVKIVEPEKSDKSKEEDDDEDDEDDSDEDESFDEDMLDAADGSEDDNESSDDEDEDTPTPKKVEQGKKRLLDSVAKTPASDKKAKLVTPQKTDGKKGGGHTATPHPNKAAVKTPVSSDKSKGPQTPKSPGQFSCKSCNKSFSSDNGLQDHNKAKHSGGK